In Archangium violaceum, the following are encoded in one genomic region:
- a CDS encoding transporter, which translates to MNARHSTFALAVVVCLLSPTTWAKPYRAMVTRTASTTRSGNMELGLRYQGFFALDSDKSLPYHQVSPSIRWGILDNVEANVYFEVLGLGNPGENGFQLAFGDIPLGVQWTFLETSPFSLGAYGRVTFPTGPSDQDAIPPSLSDGTWDFEGTLIGELRVSRDLRFMLNASYLHHGTRDRGNLPDFDVPDAVQLGVAGTYNINNATLVGLEVIGRRYFEPVITPAWTNNANQVEIIPVVRREVFPGLVLEAVAGISVTPDLSDIYQFRLLLGGTYEFDLASGPALPDDDDDRPTKKKSEPKKKPTAPRKR; encoded by the coding sequence ATGAACGCTCGGCATTCGACCTTCGCTCTCGCCGTCGTTGTATGCCTCCTGTCACCCACCACGTGGGCCAAGCCCTACCGCGCCATGGTGACCCGCACCGCATCGACCACGCGGAGCGGCAACATGGAGCTCGGCCTGCGCTACCAGGGCTTCTTCGCCCTCGACTCCGACAAGTCCCTGCCCTACCACCAGGTCTCCCCCAGCATCCGCTGGGGCATCCTCGACAACGTGGAGGCCAACGTCTATTTCGAGGTTCTCGGGCTCGGCAACCCCGGCGAGAACGGCTTCCAGCTGGCCTTCGGTGACATCCCGCTCGGCGTGCAGTGGACGTTCCTGGAGACCAGTCCCTTCTCCCTCGGTGCCTACGGGCGCGTCACCTTCCCCACCGGGCCGAGCGACCAGGACGCCATCCCCCCGAGCCTGTCCGACGGGACGTGGGACTTCGAGGGCACGCTCATCGGCGAGCTGCGGGTGAGCAGGGACCTGCGCTTCATGCTCAACGCGAGCTACCTCCACCATGGGACGAGGGATCGCGGCAACCTGCCGGACTTCGACGTCCCCGACGCCGTGCAGCTGGGCGTGGCCGGTACCTACAACATCAACAACGCCACCCTGGTGGGCCTGGAGGTCATCGGCCGCCGCTACTTCGAGCCCGTCATCACCCCGGCGTGGACGAACAACGCCAACCAGGTGGAGATCATCCCCGTGGTGCGCCGCGAGGTGTTCCCGGGCCTGGTGCTGGAGGCGGTGGCCGGCATCTCGGTGACGCCGGACCTCTCGGACATCTACCAGTTCCGCCTGCTGCTCGGCGGAACCTACGAGTTCGACCTGGCCTCGGGTCCGGCCCTGCCCGACGACGACGACGACAGGCCGACGAAGAAGAAGTCCGAGCCCAAGAAGAAGCCCACGGCGCCTCGCAAGCGCTGA